The Streptomyces achromogenes DNA segment AGCGGGCTGCTCAGCCCTCGCCCTCGCGTTCCGCGAGGAAGCGTTCGAATTCCAGCCCGATCTCGTCGGCGGACGGGATGTCGACCGGCTCGGCGAGCATGTTGCCGCGGGTCTCGGCGCCGGCGGCGGCGTCGTACTGGTGCTCGAGGCCCTGGACGAGTGAGGTCAGCTCCTCGTCGCCTTCCTGGATCTGGCGGTCGATCTCGGTCTGCGTGCGGTGTGCGTCCGTGCGCAGGGCGTGGGCGACGGCGGGCAGGACCAGTCCGGTCGCCGCGGTGATCGCCTCGAGGACCGTCAGGGCGGCGTCGGGGTACGCGGAGCGGGCGATGTAGTGCGGCACGTGCGCGGCGACGCCCAGGATGTCGTGGCCGGCTTCCATCAGGCGGTACTCGACGAGCGCCTCGGCGCTGCCGGGGACCTGGGCCTCGTCGAAGGGGCTGCGGTGGCCGGGCATGAGGTCGGTGCGGTTGCCGTGCGGGGTGAGGCCCACGGGTCGCGTGTGCGGTACGCCCATGGGAATGCCGTGGAAGTTGACGGACAGGCGGACGCCGAGCCGTTCGATGATCTGCTGTACGGCGGCGGCGAAGCGCTCCCACTCGACGTCCGGCTCGGGGCCCGACAGCAGGAGGAAGGGCGCGCCGGTGGTGTCCTGGAGGAGCCGTACCTCGATGGCCGGTTCCTCGTACTCGCTCCACCGGTCGCGTTTGAAGGTGAGCAGCGGGCGGCGGGCGCGGTAGTCGACGAGCCGGTCGTGGTCGAAGCGGGCGACGAGTTGGTGGGGCAGCGAGTCGAGCAGCCGCTCGACGATCTGGTCGCCGGTCTCGCCCGCGTCGATGTATCCGTCGAAGTGGTAGAGCATGACAAGTCCGGCCGACTCCTGGGCCAGCGCCATGTCGACGACTGCCAGGCCCTTCGGCTCCCATGCGTACAGACTCTGCGGATCAAGCACTTGGACCGCTCCTCCTCGTGTTCCTTTGGAACAACGCCCGTGGCAGCGTGGGCATTCCCGTCCGAGCTCCATGATCGGACGACTCGTGCGGGGCGTGGGCCGCGGTCAGCACCGAGGGCCCGCACCTCGAAAGGTGCGGGCCCTCGGCTACGTGCTACGCCTCAGTGGCTGCGATCGCAGCGGTTGCTGCGGTCTGCTGCGATCAGCTCTGGCCGCCGGCCAGCTTCTCGCGCAGCGCGGCGAGCGCCTCGTCCGAGGCCAGCGCGCCGGACGTGTCGGCACCCTCGGAGGAGTAGGAGCCGCCGCCACCGCTGGACGCGGCCGGAGCCGCACCCGCCGTGTCGCCGCCCTCGGCAGCGGCCTTCTCGTCCGCCTCGCGGGACTTGATGACCTGAGCCTGGTGCTGCTCGAAGCGCGTCTGCGCCTCGGCGTACTGGTTCTCCCAGACCTCACGCTGCGACTCGAAGCCCTCGAGCCAGTCGTTGGTCTCGGGGTCGAAGCCCTCGGGGTAGATGTAGTTGCCCTGGTCGTCGTACGACGCGGCCATGCCGTAGAGCGTCGGGTCGAACTCGACCGAGGCCGGGTCGGAGCCGAAGGACTCGTTGGCCTGCTTCAGCGACAGCGAGATCCGACGACGCTCGAGGTCGATGTCGATGACCTTGACGAAGATCTCGTCGTTGACCTGGACGACCTGCTCCGGGATCTCCACGTGGCGCTCGGCCAGCTCGGAGATGTGGACCAGACCCTCGATGCCCTCGTCCACGCGGACGAACGCACCGAACGGAACCAGCTTCGTGACCTTGCCGGGCACGACCTGGCCGATCTGGTGGGTGCGGGCGAACTGCTGCCACGGGTCTTCCTGGGTCGCCTTCAGCGACAGGGAGACGCGCTCGCGGTCCATGTCGACGTCGAGGACCTCGACCGTGACCTCCTGGCCGACCTCGACGACCTCGGAGGGGTGGTCGATGTGCTTCCAGGACAGCTCGGAGACGTGGACCAGACCGTCGACGCCACCCAGGTCCACGAAGGCACCGAAGTTGACGATCGAGGAGACGACGCCGGAGCGGACCTGACCCTTCTGGAGGGTCGTGAGGAACGTCTGGCGCACCTCGGACTGGGTCTGCTCCAGCCAGGCGCGGCGGGACAGGACCACGTTGTTGCGGTTCTTGTCCAGCTCGATGATCTTGGCCTCGAGCTCCTTGCCCACGTAGGGCTGGAGGTCGCGGACGCGGCGCATCTCGACGAGGGAGGCCGGCAGGAAGCCACGGAGGCCGATGTCGAGGATGAGACCACCCTTGACGACCTCGATGACGGTGCCGGTGACGATGCCGTCCTCTTCCTTGATCTTCTCGATCGTGCCCCAGGCGCGCTCGTACTGGGCGCGCTTCTTCGAGAGGATCAGGCGGCCTTCCTTGTCCTCCTTCTGGAGAACAAGGGCTTCGATCTCGTCACCGACGGCGACGACCTCGTTGGGGTCGACGTCGTGCTTGATCGAGAGTTCGCGGCTCGGGATGACACCTTCGGTCTTGTAACCGATGTCGAGCAGGACCTCGTCCCGGTCGACCTTCACGATGACGCCGTCGACGATGTCGCCGTCGTTGAAGTACTTGATCGTCTCGTCGATCGCGGCGAGGAAGGCTTCCTCGTTACCGATGTCGTTGACCGCAACCTGCGGGGTGGTGGCGGTGGTCTCGGTGCTGCTCGTCATGTGGGAAAGGGCTCCGGTTACGGACAGAAAGTCGTAGGTACTGCTACGCCGGGAGCCCGTGTCGCTCTGAAGAAGCCGGACAGCCAAGGACGCGCCCCACCAGGAACCGGTGACGACGCCTCGAAAACCGAGGGACATACAACAGATGCGAGCGCAGCCTGCTACGTCTGAGGTGCGCAGGCTCGCAGCGCAACTTGTAGCATACGGGGGCAGCCGGGCAGGGTCAATGCGCGAAGGCGCACACCCGGGGCGGAACACCGCATACCCGGCACACAA contains these protein-coding regions:
- a CDS encoding PAC2 family protein, which gives rise to MLDPQSLYAWEPKGLAVVDMALAQESAGLVMLYHFDGYIDAGETGDQIVERLLDSLPHQLVARFDHDRLVDYRARRPLLTFKRDRWSEYEEPAIEVRLLQDTTGAPFLLLSGPEPDVEWERFAAAVQQIIERLGVRLSVNFHGIPMGVPHTRPVGLTPHGNRTDLMPGHRSPFDEAQVPGSAEALVEYRLMEAGHDILGVAAHVPHYIARSAYPDAALTVLEAITAATGLVLPAVAHALRTDAHRTQTEIDRQIQEGDEELTSLVQGLEHQYDAAAGAETRGNMLAEPVDIPSADEIGLEFERFLAEREGEG
- the rpsA gene encoding 30S ribosomal protein S1 codes for the protein MTSSTETTATTPQVAVNDIGNEEAFLAAIDETIKYFNDGDIVDGVIVKVDRDEVLLDIGYKTEGVIPSRELSIKHDVDPNEVVAVGDEIEALVLQKEDKEGRLILSKKRAQYERAWGTIEKIKEEDGIVTGTVIEVVKGGLILDIGLRGFLPASLVEMRRVRDLQPYVGKELEAKIIELDKNRNNVVLSRRAWLEQTQSEVRQTFLTTLQKGQVRSGVVSSIVNFGAFVDLGGVDGLVHVSELSWKHIDHPSEVVEVGQEVTVEVLDVDMDRERVSLSLKATQEDPWQQFARTHQIGQVVPGKVTKLVPFGAFVRVDEGIEGLVHISELAERHVEIPEQVVQVNDEIFVKVIDIDLERRRISLSLKQANESFGSDPASVEFDPTLYGMAASYDDQGNYIYPEGFDPETNDWLEGFESQREVWENQYAEAQTRFEQHQAQVIKSREADEKAAAEGGDTAGAAPAASSGGGGSYSSEGADTSGALASDEALAALREKLAGGQS